In Hippoglossus hippoglossus isolate fHipHip1 chromosome 24, fHipHip1.pri, whole genome shotgun sequence, a single genomic region encodes these proteins:
- the LOC117758113 gene encoding LOW QUALITY PROTEIN: spermatogenesis-associated protein 45-like (The sequence of the model RefSeq protein was modified relative to this genomic sequence to represent the inferred CDS: inserted 2 bases in 1 codon) has protein sequence MSGREEPALLQLNLRRETWCQVELNPRQSWERTERTHHRGHLRTSPVLLAALTAGPQRXGGGSSERPPPVKLPERRHFEDSYKSHLV, from the exons ATGTCGGGCCGTGAGGAGCcggctctgctgcagctcaacctGCGGAGGGAGACGTGGTGTCAGGTGGAGCTGAACCCCCGACAGTCCTgggagaggacggagaggacgCACCACCGCGGTCACCTGAGGACCAGCCCGGTGCTGCTCGCCGCTCTGACCGCAGGGCCGCAGCG GGGGGGGGGCAGCTCCGAGCGGCCGCCCCCGGTCAAGCTTCCGGAGAGAAGGCACTTTGAAGACAGCT aTAAATCACACCTGGTGTAA
- the LOC117758107 gene encoding cytochrome P450 2K1-like: protein MEMFNVFLQSCSSVSLLGALMVLVLIYLVSTFGSQEDKGPPGPKPLPLLGNLLQVDLKRPYYSLLKLSKKYGSVFTVYFGSKKVVVLAGYKTVKEALVNYADEFGDRDPILIAHDTSEGHGVLWSNGDSWKEMRRFALTNLRDFGMGKRASESKIIEECDYLIDVFKKFKGQAFDTTQPMNYAVSNIICSMVYGSRFEYDDPEFTSMVDRTNKNIQLAGSPSIQIYNLYPWFGKFLSKRKQFNKCYEANKKQNLELFTHLKKTLNPQMCRGFVDAFLVRKQNLKESGISNNHFHDKNLLNTVNNLFAAGTDTTATTLRWGLMLMAKYPKIQDQVQEELSREIGSRQVQVEDRKNLPFLDAVIHETQRLANIVPMSLPHKTSQDVTFQGHFIKKGTTVYPLLTSVLYDEDEWEKPHSFHPAHFLNKEGKFVKRDAFMPFSAGRRVCLGESLARMELFIFFVTLLQHFRFTPAPGVSEDDLDLTPRVGLTLNPSPHELCAVACM, encoded by the exons ATGGAGATgttcaatgtttttcttcagtCCTGCAGCTCCGTCTCCCTGTTGGGGGCTCTGATGGTCCTGGTCCTGATCTACCTTGTTTCCACCTTCGGCTCCCAGGAGGACAAGGGTCCTCCAGGACCAAAACCACTTCCTCTGCTGGGGAACCTGCTGCAGGTGGACCTCAAGAGACCCTACTACTCATTACTGAAG CTTTCCAAGAAATACGGATCAGTGTTCACCGTCTACTTTGGATCCAAGAAAGTGGTGGTTCTGGCCGGATACAAGACGGTGAAGGAGGCGCTTGTCAACTATGCCGATGAGTTTGGAGACAGAGACCCAATTTTAATCGCACACGATACGAGTGAAGGACACG GGGTTTTATGGTCCAATGGGGATTCGTGGAAAGAAATGCGTCGCTTTGCTCTGACGAACCTGAGAGACTTCGGAATGGGCAAGAGGGCAAGTGAGAGCAAAATCATTGAGGAATGCGATTACCTCATCGACGTGTTTAAGAAATTTAAAG gtcAAGCTTTTGATACGACCCAACCAATGAACTATGCAGTCTCTAATATTATCTGCTCCATGGTCTACGGCAGCAGGTTTGAATACGATGACCCAGAGTTTACGTCTATGGTCGATcgaacaaacaaaaatattcaaCTCGCGGGATCTCCATCAATACAA ATCTACAACCTGTACCCGTGGTTTGGTAAATTTCTCTCTAAAAGGAAGCAATTCAACAAATGTTATGAAGCTAATAAGAAACAGAACCTAGAGCTGTTCACACATCTGAAGAAGACCCTCAATCCACAGATGTGCAGAGGCTTCGTGGACGCATTTCTGGTCCGAAAGCAAAACCTGAAG GAATCTGGGATTTCCAACAATCACTTTCACGATAAAAACCTTCTGAACACGGTTAATAATCTCTTTGCTGCTGGAAcagacacaacagcaacaacactgaGATGGGGACTCATGCTGATGGCCAAGTATCCAAAAATACAAG ACCAGgtccaggaggagctgagcagGGAGATCGGAAGTCGTCAGGTGCAGGTTGAAGACAGGAAGAACCTGCCCTTCCTCGACGCCGTCATCCATGAGACGCAGAGACTGGCCAACATCGTCCCGATGTCTCTGCCTCACAAGACGAGCCAGGACGTCACCTTCCAGGGTCACTTCATTAAGAAG GGGACCACAGTGTATCCTCTGTTGACATCTGTCCTGTACGATGAGGACGAGTGGGAGAAACCTCACTCCTTCCATCCCGCCCACTTCCTGAACAAAGAGGGAAAGTTCGTCAAGCGAGACGCCTTCATGCCTTTTTCTGCAG GTCGCAGGGTTTGTCTCGGAGAGAGTCTGGCCAGGATGGAGCTCTTCATCTTCTTCGTCACCCTCCTGCAACACTTCCGTTTCACTCCAGCTCCTGGAGTTTCAGAGGACGACCTGGATCTGACGCCTCGAGTGGGATTAACCCTCAACCCCTCCCCCCATGAACTGTGTGCTGTTGCCTGTATGTGA
- the flvcr1 gene encoding feline leukemia virus subgroup C receptor-related protein 1: MVAGELVQEHVRADTGAPEDITISRKSPELPGGAAAERHAEPTNGAVRTGGAWEAAADPAQEEEEKEEKGSEEKEAPPDESEAMLPNGGGGEAAGEAPKSRETQLFARRFAVLAVFSLYSLVNAFQWIQYSIITNVFTRFYGVSNDKVDWLSIVYMVAYVPLILPATWLLDRRGLRITALLGAGLNCAGAWLKCASVGPQLFGVTVTAQVICSVAQVFILGLPSRIASVWFGPREVSTACATAVLGNQLGTAIGFLLPPVLVPNTPDDVELMGHNISIMFYGTAALSTVLFLLTVIVIKDRPPLPPSQAQAVLPDSPTEDYSYKRSILNLIQNKAFILLLISYGIMTGSFYSVSTLLSQMILTFYENQELNAGRIGLTLVVAGMVGSILCGLWLDHTKTYKMTTLIVYILSFVGMMVFTFTLDLNSIYLVFFTAGVLGFFMTGYLPLGFEFGVEITYPEPEGTSSGLLNAFAQMFGIIFTLIQGKLMSDYNPLAGNLFLCAWIFLGILLTALIKSELKRHNVNMGADCRNLQTVPDESPEEQTILDKKTNGVSLASSLSFSHETSV; the protein is encoded by the exons ATGGTCGCCGGTGAGCTGGTGCAGGAGCATGTGCGCGCGGACACCGGCGCACCGGAGGACATCACGATCTCCAGGAAGAGTCCGGAGCTCCCGGGCGGCGCCGCGGCCGAGCGACACGCGGAGCCGACTAACGGAGCGGTGAGGACGGGCGGGGCGTGGGAGGCAGCAGCCGACCccgctcaggaggaggaggagaaggaggagaaggggtcagaggagaaggaggcgcCGCCGGATGAGAGCGAGGCGATGCTGCCCAACGGAGGCGGAGGGGAGGCGGCGGGGGAGGCACCGAAGAGCCGGGAGACGCAGCTGTTCGCGCGCCGGTTCGCGGTGCTCGCCGTGTTCAGCCTGTACTCGCTGGTGAACGCCTTCCAGTGGATCCAGTACAGCATCATCACCAACGTCTTCACCCGCTTCTACGGGGTGTCCAACGACAAGGTGGACTGGCTCTCCATCGTCTACATGGTGGCCTACGTGCCGCTCATCCTCCCGGCCACCTGGCTGCTGGACCGGAGGGGTCTGCGGATCACGGCCCTGCTCGGCGCGGGCCTCAACTGCGCCGGCGCCTGGCTCAAGTGCGCCAGCGTCGGCCCGCAGCTGTTCGGAGTCACCGTCACCGCGCAGGTCATCTGCTCCGTGGCGCAGGTGTTCATCCTCGGCCTGCCGTCCCGCATCGCCTCGGTGTGGTTCGGTCCCCGGGAGGTGTCCACCGCGTGCGCCACGGCCGTGCTCGGGAACCAG CTGGGAACAGCCATAGGCTTCCTGTTGCCTCCAGTGTTAGTTCCCAACACACCTGACGATGTCGAGCTGATGGGTCACAACATCAGCATCATGTTCTACGGTACCGCCGCTCTCTCCACGGTCCTCTTCCTGCTCACAGTAATAG TGATAAAGGACcgaccccccctcccacccagCCAGGCCCAGGCTGTTCTACCAGACTCTCCTACTGAGGATTACTCCTACAAACGGTCCATCCTCAACCTGATACAGAATAAAGCCTTCATCCTGCTGCTCATCAGCTACG GTATAATGACTGGTTCCTTCTACTCCGTCTCGACTCTTCTCAGCCAGATGATCTTGACCTTCTACGAG AACCAGGAGTTGAACGCTGGGAGGATTGGTTTGACTCTAGTCGTTGCTGGGATGGTCGGATCCATCCTCTGTGGCCTGTGGCTGGACCACACAAAGACATACAA GATGACGACTCTGATCGTGTACATCCTGTCGTTTGTGGGCATGATGGTCTTCACCTTCACTCTGGACCTCAACAGCATCTACCTGGTCTTCTTCACAGCTGGAGTCCTGGG CTTCTTCATGACGGGCTACCTGCCTCTGGGCTTCGAGTTCGGAGTGGAGATCACGTACCCGGAGCCTGAGGGAACATCGTCAGGACTCCTCAACGCTTTCGCTCAG atgTTCGGGATCATTTTCACTCTGATTCAGGGCAAACTGATGTCAGATTACAATCCGCTGGCTGGAAACCTCTTCCTCTGCGCTTGGATCTTCCTCGGAATACTGCTTACTG CCTTGATTAAATCAGAACTGAAAAGACACAATGTCAACATGGGTGCAGACTGCAGAAACCTACAAACG GTCCCTGATGAGTCTCCCGAGGAGCAGACTATACTCGACAAGAAAACCAACGGAGTCAGTCTGGCTTCCTCCCTCAGCTTCTCCCATGAAACCTCAGTGTGA
- the LOC117758112 gene encoding uncharacterized protein LOC117758112 yields the protein MAPLLFLLILLPTIEAYLERIHLFHTRGDEAVLPCNIVSSSTRCSMVTWMFNRAQKESPVIVHSVLGSIPGVSLDTNCSLLITNVSDEDAGRYFCELKNSHHQKALPVILTVFTVSWFPADGGVVIECALERPFLFSSCVDRTFRWLDKGTGAVLSGEDVSFNNTGDRCVSSLHVDRHHNTSYTCQYVDGYMQVQIQADYTPAAKGETGNCLE from the exons ATGGCTCcacttctgtttctcctcatttTGTTGCCTACAATTGAAG CGTATCTGGAGAGAATACATCTCTTCCACACACGTGGTGACGAAGCCGTTCTGCCCTGTAACATCGTATCTTCATCTACAAGGTGCTCCATGGTTACATGGATGTTCAACCGGGCTCAGAAGGAGAGCCCTGTTATTGTGCACAGTGTACTTGGCAGTATCCCGGGTGTGAGTCTGGACACTAACTGTTCTCTGCTCATCACCAACGTCAGCGATGAAGATGCTGGTCGGTACTTCTGTGAGCTGAAGAACAGTCATCATCAAAAAGCCTTACCTGTGATTCTCACTGTTTTCACCG TCTCTTGGTTCCCAGCAGACGGTGGCGTGGTGATCGAGTGCGCTCTGGAAAGACCCTTTTTGTTCAGCTCCTGTGTGGACAGGACGTTCCGTTGGCTGGATAAAGGGACGGGGGCTGTGCTGTCAGGGGAAGACGTCTCGTTCAACAACACAGGGGACAgatgtgtctcctctctccatgtGGACAGACACCACAACACGAGTTACACCTGCCAGTATGTTGATGGGTACATGCAGGTACAGATACAGGCCGACTACACACCGGCCGCCAAAGGTGAGACGGGAAACTGTCTGGAGTAA
- the LOC117758106 gene encoding cytochrome P450 2K1-like has translation MGILDLFLQTSSSVSLLGALLVLVLVYLVFSSSFSSQEHRKEPPGPRPLPLLGNLLQLDLKRTYHSLMMLSKKYGSVFTIYLGPKKVVVLAGYKTVKEALVNCAEEFGERDSMLIMQETSGGHGVVWSNGDAWKEMRRFTLTNLRDYGMGKKACEEKIIEECQYLTEVFNKFKGEAFDTTQPLSCAVSNIICSMVYGNRFEYDDSEFTSLVYRINKQFQLLASPSVQLYNLFPWIGKFLSNPKDFKKMIEDNKEQNMKLFRRLKETLSPQMCRGFVDAFLVQKEHLEKSENTNSHYHDKNLMMTVLNLFAAGTDTTATTLRWALLLMTKYPTIQDQVQEELRREIGSRQVQVEDRKNLPFTDAVIHETQRLANIAPMSLPHKTSQDVTFQGHFIKKGTTVYPLLTSVLYDEDEWEKPHSFHPAHFLNKEGKFVKRDAFMPFSAGRRVCLGESLARMELFIFFVTFLQHFRFTPAPGVSEDDLDLTPCVGLSLTPPAHKLCAVPCM, from the exons ATGGGGATATTAGATTTATTTCTCCAGACTTCCAGTTCTGTCTCCCTGTTGGGGGCTCTACTGGTTCTGGTGCTGGTCTACCTTgtgttctcctccagcttcagctcccaGGAACACAGGAAAGAGCCTCCAGGACCCAGACCACTTCCCCTGCTTGgaaacctgctgcagctggaccTCAAGAGAACCTACCACTCATTGATGATG TTGTCCAAGAAATATGGATCAGTGTTCACCATTTATTTGGGACCCAAGAAAGTTGTGGTTCTGGCCGGATACAAGACGGTGAAGGAGGCGCTCGTTAACTGTGCTGAAGAGTTTGGAGAAAGAGACTCAATGTTAATTATGCAAGAAACCAGTGGCGGACATG GGGTCGTATGGTCCAATGGGGATGCGTGGAAAGAAATGAGGCGCTTTACCTTGACAAACCTAAGAGATTATGGGATGGGTAAAAAAGCGTGTGAGGAAAAAATTATTGAGGAATGCCAGTACCTCACTGAAGTGTTCAACAAGTTCAAAG GAGAAGCCTTTGATACGACCCAACCCTTGAGCTGTGCAGTCTCTAATATCATCTGCTCCATGGTCTATGGAAACAGATTTGAATATGATGATTCAGAGTTTACGTCTTTGGTTTATcgaataaacaaacaatttcAACTCTTGGCCTCTCCATCAGTACAG ttataCAACCTGTTCCCATGGATTGGTAAATTCCTCAGTAACCCGAAGGATTTCAAGAAAATGATTGAAGACAATAAGGAACAGAACATGAAGCTGTTCAGACGTCTGAAAGAGACTCTCAGTCCACAGATGTGCAGAGGATTTGTAGACGCCTTTCTGGTTCAAAAGGAACATCTGGAG aaatCTGAGAACACCAACAGTCACTACCACGATAAAAACCTCATGATGACAGTTCTCAACCTGTTTGCTGCCGGGACTGATACAACTGCAACTACACTGAGATGGGCACTCCTGCTTATGACCAAGTATCCAACAATACAGG ACCAGGTCCAGGAGGAGCTGCGCAGGGAGATCGGAAGTCGTCAGGTGCAGGTTGAAGACAGGAAGAACCTGCCCTTCACTGATGCCGTCATCCATGAGACACAGAGACTGGCCAACATCGCCCCGATGTCTCTGCCTCACAAGACGAGCCAGGACGTCACCTTCCAGGGTCACTTCATTAAGAAG GGGACCACAGTGTATCCTCTGTTGACATCTGTCCTGTACGATGAGGACGAGTGGGAGAAACCTCACTCCTTCCATCCCGCCCACTTCCTGAACAAAGAGGGAAAGTTCGTCAAGCGAGACGCCTTCATGCCTTTTTCTGCAG GTCGCAGGGTTTGTCTCGGAGAGAGTCTGGCCAGGATGGAGCTCTTCATCTTCTTCGTCACCTTCCTGCAGCACTTCCGTTTCACTCCAGCTCCTGGAGTTTCAGAGGACGACCTGGATCTGACTCCGTGTGTGGGCTTGAGCCTCACCCCTCCAGCCCATAAACTTTGTGCTGTTCCCTGtatgtga